A single genomic interval of Spinacia oleracea cultivar Varoflay chromosome 6, BTI_SOV_V1, whole genome shotgun sequence harbors:
- the LOC110776755 gene encoding ADP-ribosylation factor GTPase-activating protein AGD5 isoform X1 produces the protein MFWRRKRSAMNPKSPVSKVPIDKHIKILEELLKLPENKECADCRSKAPRWASINLGIFICLQCSGIHRSLGVHISKVRSTTLDTWLPEQVAFMQSMGNRKSNAYWEAELPLHYDSNRIENFTQAKYVEKRWIPRDCKVKPPASSTPARLPSSRSTRRYGGIAEWTNNQHLCKSRNDSSTAERDRESSSPSSVEDCKIERQHQQQDNKKENCQPSMNQSHSVLKCANGKPSKEPAQVVPRILPNGNLWKSEQESLKIKSSTANSMTAVPSSDVDYASEHLITLCMDDSFDDDSSSGTSAWVHFDSDEELSTSEATIVPKLAVESASIHEAKFALKSSASKVSPEPTIKDVQTATVPSTNGHFGEHQKYVSNNNQSLSFKPNMVSSPSIHLQRLAMLAEGVYSTDAPKSAGGIHHQLNTKGGSVERTIGTQMPIQNFQPGKFESSSARYTMPSSYAPAILMKSASTTPARRPPAALPVSGYDYDFSFLTQGMFRK, from the exons ATGTTTTGGAGAAGAAAGCGTTCAGCAATGAACCCAAAATCTCCAGTATCTAAAGTGCCAATTGATAAGCACATCAAG ATATTGGAGGAGCTTCTTAAGTTGCCAGAAAATAAGGAGTGTGCTGATTGCAGAAGCAA AGCTCCTAGATGGGCCAGCATTAATCTTGGGATATTTATATGCCTGCAATGCTCAGGAATTCACCGGAGTCTCGGTGTACACATATCTAAG GTGCGATCTACCACACTAGACACATGGCTCCCGGAGCAGGTTGCCTTTATGCAAT CCATGGGAAATAGAAAATCCAATGCCTACTGGGAAGCGGAGTTGCCTCTACATTATGATAGTAATCGAATTGAAAATTTCACACAAGCAAA GTATGTTGAAAAACGATGGATTCCAAGAGACTGCAAAGTCAAGCCACCTGCAAGCTCTACGCCAGCACGACTACCCTCTAGTCGTTCGACAAGGCGTTATGGTGGCATTGCAGAATGGACTAACAATCAACATTTATGTAAGAGTAGAAATGATAGCTCAACAGCTGAAAGAGACAGGGAAAGCTCAAGTCCTAGCAGTGTTGAAGATTGTAAAATTGAACGCCAACATCAACAGCAGGATAATAAAAAAGAGAACTGTCAACCATCTATGAATCAGAGTCATTCTGTATTGAAATGTGCTAACGGAAAACCTTCTAAAGAACCAGCACAA GTTGTCCCTCGTATACTCCCTAATGGCAACCTGTGGAAGTCAGAACAAGAATCCTTGAAAATCAAATCGTCAACAGCTAATTCCATGACTGCTGTCCCTTCTTCTGATGTTGATTATGCTTCTGAACATCTCATAACATTATGTATGGATGATTCTTTCGACGATGATTCAAGTTCTGGTACAAGTGCATGGGTTCATTTTGACT CTGACGAAGAATTGTCAACGTCAGAGGCAACTATTGTTCCCAAACTAGCTGTTGAAAGTGCCTCAATTCACGAGGCAAAGTTCGCTCTAAAATCTTCTGCTAGCAAGGTTAGCCCTGAACCAACAATAAAGGATGTCCAAACAGCTACGGTACCGTCTACAAATGGACATTTTGGTGAACATCAAAAATATGTTTCGAACAACAATCAAAGCCTTTCCTTTAAA CCTAATATGGTTTCCTCACCTTCTATCCATCTTCAACGACTTGCGATGCTTGCTGAAGGTGTTTATTCTACAGATGCGCCAAAGTCTGCTGGTGGTATCCATCATCAGCTGAACACAAAGGGGGGAAGTGTTGAACGCACAATAGGAACTCAAATGCCG ATACAAAATTTCCAGCCGGGGAAGTTTGAATCGAGTTCTGCTCGATACACCATGCCCAG CTCGTATGCACCTGCAATTTTGATGAAAAGTGCATCGACTACACCAGCTAGGAGGCCTCCTGCAGCATTGCCTGTATCAGGATACGACTATGACTTCTCGTTCTTAACGCAAGGGATGTTCAGGAAATGA
- the LOC110776755 gene encoding ADP-ribosylation factor GTPase-activating protein AGD5 isoform X2 — translation MFWRRKRSAMNPKSPVSKVPIDKHIKILEELLKLPENKECADCRSKAPRWASINLGIFICLQCSGIHRSLGVHISKVRSTTLDTWLPEQVAFMQSMGNRKSNAYWEAELPLHYDSNRIENFTQAKYVEKRWIPRDCKVKPPASSTPARLPSSRSTRRYGGIAEWTNNQHLCKSRNDSSTAERDRESSSPSSVEDCKIERQHQQQDNKKENCQPSMNQSHSVLKCANGKPSKEPAQVVPRILPNGNLWKSEQESLKIKSSTANSMTAVPSSDVDYASEHLITLCMDDSFDDDSSSGTSAWVHFDSDEELSTSEATIVPKLAVESASIHEAKFALKSSASKPNMVSSPSIHLQRLAMLAEGVYSTDAPKSAGGIHHQLNTKGGSVERTIGTQMPIQNFQPGKFESSSARYTMPSSYAPAILMKSASTTPARRPPAALPVSGYDYDFSFLTQGMFRK, via the exons ATGTTTTGGAGAAGAAAGCGTTCAGCAATGAACCCAAAATCTCCAGTATCTAAAGTGCCAATTGATAAGCACATCAAG ATATTGGAGGAGCTTCTTAAGTTGCCAGAAAATAAGGAGTGTGCTGATTGCAGAAGCAA AGCTCCTAGATGGGCCAGCATTAATCTTGGGATATTTATATGCCTGCAATGCTCAGGAATTCACCGGAGTCTCGGTGTACACATATCTAAG GTGCGATCTACCACACTAGACACATGGCTCCCGGAGCAGGTTGCCTTTATGCAAT CCATGGGAAATAGAAAATCCAATGCCTACTGGGAAGCGGAGTTGCCTCTACATTATGATAGTAATCGAATTGAAAATTTCACACAAGCAAA GTATGTTGAAAAACGATGGATTCCAAGAGACTGCAAAGTCAAGCCACCTGCAAGCTCTACGCCAGCACGACTACCCTCTAGTCGTTCGACAAGGCGTTATGGTGGCATTGCAGAATGGACTAACAATCAACATTTATGTAAGAGTAGAAATGATAGCTCAACAGCTGAAAGAGACAGGGAAAGCTCAAGTCCTAGCAGTGTTGAAGATTGTAAAATTGAACGCCAACATCAACAGCAGGATAATAAAAAAGAGAACTGTCAACCATCTATGAATCAGAGTCATTCTGTATTGAAATGTGCTAACGGAAAACCTTCTAAAGAACCAGCACAA GTTGTCCCTCGTATACTCCCTAATGGCAACCTGTGGAAGTCAGAACAAGAATCCTTGAAAATCAAATCGTCAACAGCTAATTCCATGACTGCTGTCCCTTCTTCTGATGTTGATTATGCTTCTGAACATCTCATAACATTATGTATGGATGATTCTTTCGACGATGATTCAAGTTCTGGTACAAGTGCATGGGTTCATTTTGACT CTGACGAAGAATTGTCAACGTCAGAGGCAACTATTGTTCCCAAACTAGCTGTTGAAAGTGCCTCAATTCACGAGGCAAAGTTCGCTCTAAAATCTTCTGCTAGCAAG CCTAATATGGTTTCCTCACCTTCTATCCATCTTCAACGACTTGCGATGCTTGCTGAAGGTGTTTATTCTACAGATGCGCCAAAGTCTGCTGGTGGTATCCATCATCAGCTGAACACAAAGGGGGGAAGTGTTGAACGCACAATAGGAACTCAAATGCCG ATACAAAATTTCCAGCCGGGGAAGTTTGAATCGAGTTCTGCTCGATACACCATGCCCAG CTCGTATGCACCTGCAATTTTGATGAAAAGTGCATCGACTACACCAGCTAGGAGGCCTCCTGCAGCATTGCCTGTATCAGGATACGACTATGACTTCTCGTTCTTAACGCAAGGGATGTTCAGGAAATGA
- the LOC130463162 gene encoding uncharacterized protein, whose protein sequence is MNKGIRSESITPPTSPEKFDLSREIRVEGVVVVNVVSSRLDPSAIPDAISLPTSSDESISAGEEEHCPYPWEVSIAFPPVHNSYLDIYLNSGSVRIMSEGEDQTSSSFDDYPAPDPAGGPGNFYLKPSWRKTLKGHVDHLNKKYSLKGEYILYRPGVLHTILTPSPGCTAVYKSGLQLGLRFPLHPFIVELLSAYNLSICQLMPNSWASINSVLAICDLLRVRCTLTLWRSVMKLVEVSSYEYGPGWWSFQCRGGFKVVDTVPSNHRGFRHEFVFVYYGGEWGIPLVPGSEGPNFSLNRKVPMMSIDEAIVAIYLQKVEKRVKGQRFLVAPFWLPSSRELSDEHFLSSFGLSPAYPKDIARLKLDEEMAGRISASALLAAQIRKDLAAGSMKVPEPPKDPKKLKRKRAPTDLVPTVALTEHAPKKVSRAVSTTAASGSKGSKAAKRVVPTPLRSFLPI, encoded by the exons ATGAATAAGGGTATTCGGTCCGAGTCAATCACCCCACCTACCTCCCCCGAGAAATTTGACTTGTCTCGGGAAATAAGAGTGGAGGGGGTTGTAGTAGTCAATGTTGTATCGTCACGCTTAGATCCCTCGGCGATACCCGACGCCATATCCCTTCCCACTTCGTCAGATGAGTCGATATCAGCGGGGGAGGAGGAGCATTGTCCTTATCCGTGGGAGGTTTCAATTGCCTTTCCACCTGTACATAATAGTTACTTAGATATTTATTTGAACAGTGGTTCCGTCCGAATAATGTCCGAGGGAGAGGACCAGACGTCTTCTAGTTTCGATGATTATCCTGCGCCCGATCCCGCCGGGGGTCCGGGTAATTTTTATCTCAAGCCTTCGTGGAGGAAAACCTTGAAAGGACATGTCGATCACCTGAATAAAAAGTATTCGCTCAAGGGTGAGTATATCTTGTATAGGCCGGGGGTGTTACACACTATCTTGACCCCGTCCCCGGGTTGTACGGCCGTATACAAGTCGGGTCTTCAGCTGGGTCTTCGATTCCCCTTACATCCCTTTATTGTTGAATTGCTTAGTGCCTATAACTTGTCTATCTGCCAGTTGATGCCCAACTCATGGGCTTCTATAAATTCGGTGTTGGCCATTTGTGATCTTTTGAGGGTTCGATGTACTTTGACGTTGTGGCGGTCGGTGATGAAGTTGGTGGAAGTATCATCTTATGAGTATGGTCCCGGTTGGTGGTCATTCCAATGCCGAGGTGGTTTTAAGGTCGTTGACACCGTTCCTTCAAATCATAGGGGTTTCCGCCACGAGTTTGTTTTTGTGTATTATGGTGGAGAGTGGGGCATCCCGTTGGTTCCGGGGTCCGAGGGTCCGAACTTTTCCCTCAATAGGAAAGTGCCGATGATGTCGATAGATGAGGCGATAGTTGCTATATATCTCCAGAAAGTGGAGAAGCGGGTAAAGGGTCAGCGGTTCCTGGTTGCCCCATTCTGGTTGCCGAGTTCACGGGAGTTGAGTGACGAGCACTTCTTGTCATCATTTGGTTTGAGTCCGGCTTATCCTAAGG ATATTGCCCGGTTGAAGTTGGACGAGGAAATGGCGGGGAGGATTAGTGCTAGTGCTCTTCTTGCCGCACAGATAAGGAAGGACCTGGCCGCTGGATCGATGAAGGTTCCTGAACCTCCGAAG GATCCCAAAAAGCTGAAGAGGAAAAGGGCGCCTACTGATCTGGTTCCGACGGTCGCTCTGACCGAACATGCGCCGAAGAAGGTTTCTCGCGCTGTGTCGACGACTGCTGCTTCGGGGTCCAAAGGATCAAAAGCTGCCAAGAGAGTGGTTCCTACCCCTCTTAGG AGCTTCCTTCCAATCTGA